In one window of Trachemys scripta elegans isolate TJP31775 chromosome 5, CAS_Tse_1.0, whole genome shotgun sequence DNA:
- the UCHL1 gene encoding ubiquitin carboxyl-terminal hydrolase isozyme L1 codes for MQWQPMEINPEMLNKVLSRLGVAPGWRFVDVLGFEEDLLSSVPTPACALLLLFPLTAQHENFRKKQIEELKGQEVSSKVYFLKQTVGNSCGTIGLIHAVANNQDKFAFDDGSALKKFLKETADLSPAERAKHLENNKAIQEVHNAVAQEGQCQVEEDKVNFHFILFVNVDGHLYELDGRMPFPVNHGESSDDLLLKGSAKICRQFTERERGEVRFSAVALCKSA; via the exons ATGCAGTGGCAGCCTATGGAGATTAACCCCGAG ATGCTGAACAAA GTGCTGTCCCGGCTGGGAGTTGCCCCTGGCTGGCGCTTTGTGGATGTGCTGGGGTTTGAGGAAGACTTGCTGAGCTCAGTGCCCACCCCGGCCTGTGCCCTGCTCTTGCTCTTTCCTCTTACTGCCCAG CATGAAAACTTCAGGAAAAAACAGATTGAAGAATTGAAGGGACAAGAAGTTAGTTCCAAAGTGTATTTTTTGAAACAGACGGTTGGCAATTCCTGTGGGACAATTGGCCTGATACATGCAGTTGCTAATAACCAAGATAAATTTGCATTTG ATGATGGATCAGCCCTGAAGAAGTTTCTCAAGGAAACAGctgatctctctcctgcagaGAGAGCAAAACATCTTGAAAATAACAAG GCTATTCAGGAAGTCCATAATGCTGTTGCACAAGAAGGCCAATGTCAA gtagAGGAGGATAAAGTGAACTTCCATTTTATCCTGTTTGTCAATGTGGATGGACACCTGTATGAATTGG ATGGACGCATGCCATTCCCTGTAAATCATGGAGAAAGTTCAGATGACTTGCTATTGAAG GGTTCTGCCAAGATCTGCAGACAGTTCACAGAACGTGAGAGAGGAGAAGTTCGCTTTTCTGCTGTGGCTCTCTGTAAGTCTGCCTGA